A genomic segment from Gavia stellata isolate bGavSte3 chromosome 6, bGavSte3.hap2, whole genome shotgun sequence encodes:
- the CLEC3B gene encoding tetranectin, with translation MALRGACLLLCLLSLAQVSGQQNAKVRQKPAASKKDGVSLKMIEDLKAMIDNISQEVALLKEKQALQTVCLKGTKIHLKCFLAFSETKTYHEASENCISQGGTLSTPQTGEENDALYDYMRKSIGSEAEIWLGLNDMAAEGKWVDMTGGPIRYKNWETEITTQPDGGKLENCAALSGAAVGKWFDKRCKDQLPYVCQFMIV, from the exons ATGGCGCTCCGGGGAGcctgcctgctcctctgcctcctctccctcgCCCAGGTCTCTGGCCAGCAAAATGCCAAAGTCCGGCAGAAGCCGGCAGCTTCCAAGAAAG ATGGTGTGAGCCTCAAAATGATTGAAGACCTGAAGGCCATGATTGACAACATCTCTCAGGAGGTTGCtctgctgaaggaaaaacaagcacTCCAGACAG TTTGCCTGAAAGGCACCAAAATTCACCTAAAATGCTTTCTTGCGTTTTCGGAGACCAAGACGTACCACGAGGCCAGTGAAAACTGCATCTCGCAGGGTGGCACACTCAGCACCCCCCAGACCGGGGAGGAGAACGATGCCCTCTATGACTACATGCGCAAGAGCATCGGCTCCGAGGCGGAGATCTGGCTGGGCCTCAACGACATGGCAGCAGAGGGCAAGTGGGTCGACATGACGGGTGGCCCCATCCGCTACAAGAACTGGGAGACTGAAATCACCACCCAGCCCGACGGTGGCAAGCTGGAAAACTGCGCAGCCTTGTCAGGGGCTGCTGTCGGCAAATGGTTCGACAAGAGATGCAAAGACCAGCTGCCCTACGTCTGCCAGTTCATGATCGTGTAG